One Synechococcus sp. JA-2-3B'a(2-13) genomic window carries:
- a CDS encoding IS5-like element ISSoc13 family transposase (programmed frameshift), giving the protein MKLVFLDENKWQKILAFLQTEERVNIGKEANCKQFIEAVLWIARSGAPWRYLPEGYGKWYTIYQRFHRWSRFGVWERMFKYFIDDPDLEHLIIDSTMVRAHSCAAGKKGEQALGRSRGGYSTKIHVSVDGLGNPLELRITGGEKSDITQGEELIEGWQRKDTKVIGDKGYDADKLIEKIGEAQAVIPPKRNRKTQRHYDKHLYQERHLIECFFHKLKQYRHLFSRFDKLARNFLSFLYLVSAPFWLK; this is encoded by the exons ATGAAGTTGGTTTTTTTAGATGAAAACAAATGGCAGAAGATATTGGCTTTTTTACAGACAGAAGAGAGAGTTAACATTGGGAAAGAAGCAAACTGCAAACAGTTTATTGAAGCAGTTCTTTGGATAGCCCGTTCCGGTGCTCCTTGGCGCTACCTCCCAGAAGGATATGGCAAATGGTACACCATCTATCAAAGATTCCACCGGTGGAGTCGTTTTGGAGTGTGGGAACGGATGTTCAAGTATTTTATTGACGACCCTGATTTAGAGCATCTCATTATTGATTCAACCATGGTTCGAGCGCACTCCTGTGCTGCCGGAA AAAAAGGGGAGCAAGCTTTGGGGAGAAGCCGAGGCGGATACAGCACCAAGATTCATGTGAGTGTAGATGGGTTGGGAAATCCGCTGGAATTGAGAATAACTGGCGGGGAAAAGAGCGATATTACTCAAGGGGAAGAATTGATAGAGGGCTGGCAGAGAAAGGATACCAAAGTAATTGGGGATAAAGGATATGATGCGGATAAGTTGATTGAGAAGATAGGGGAAGCTCAAGCGGTTATTCCGCCTAAAAGGAATAGAAAGACGCAGCGGCATTATGACAAGCATCTGTATCAAGAGAGGCATTTAATCGAATGCTTTTTTCATAAGTTAAAGCAGTACCGGCATCTATTTTCTCGTTTTGACAAATTGGCCAGGAACTTCTTGAGTTTTCTCTATCTCGTCAGTGCTCCCTTTTGGCTCAAATGA
- the secF gene encoding protein translocase subunit SecF, giving the protein MTAQELSPVDPASRLLDYRFDIVGRSKLWFSLSLAVLLVGLVSMAFSLASLGTPLRLGLDFSGGTLLDLSFERPVTTEELRRALQEHNLGSSIIQLDTQTGQEALIRMPPLSETERLAVEATLRQEVAPFQRNLVETVGPTVGRLLLRSGIVAVLISFGLIVLYLALRFQWDYAVFAIVALLHDVVLTIGLFALLGLTVGMEADSLFVVALLTIIGFSVNDTVVIYDRIRENLRLVSRKVSLAEVVNLSLNQTFARSLNTTLTTMLPLVAIAIFGGATLKGFAIALLIGFTLGVYSSIFIASPLLVWWRQQRYGKSSEDARAGRDPDSLPSEG; this is encoded by the coding sequence ATGACGGCTCAAGAGCTATCCCCCGTAGATCCCGCCTCTCGGTTGCTCGACTATCGCTTCGACATTGTTGGACGGAGCAAGCTGTGGTTCAGCTTGTCCTTGGCGGTGCTGCTGGTGGGGCTGGTCAGCATGGCCTTTTCCCTAGCTTCTCTGGGAACCCCCCTGCGGCTGGGGTTGGATTTTTCCGGCGGCACTTTGCTGGATCTGAGCTTTGAGCGGCCTGTCACCACCGAGGAGCTGCGGCGGGCGCTGCAGGAACACAACCTGGGGAGCAGCATCATTCAACTGGACACCCAGACGGGCCAGGAAGCCCTGATCCGCATGCCCCCTTTGTCGGAGACGGAGCGCTTGGCCGTGGAAGCCACCCTGCGGCAGGAGGTTGCCCCCTTCCAGCGCAACCTGGTGGAGACAGTGGGCCCGACGGTGGGTCGTCTGCTCCTGCGTTCCGGCATCGTGGCCGTGCTCATCTCTTTCGGGCTCATCGTGCTGTACCTGGCCCTGCGCTTCCAGTGGGATTACGCGGTGTTTGCCATTGTGGCGCTGCTGCACGATGTAGTGTTGACGATAGGGCTATTTGCCCTTTTGGGCCTGACGGTGGGTATGGAGGCGGACAGCCTGTTTGTGGTGGCGCTGCTGACCATCATCGGCTTTTCCGTCAACGACACCGTGGTCATCTACGACCGCATCCGCGAGAATCTGCGTCTGGTGAGCCGCAAGGTCAGCCTGGCCGAGGTGGTAAACCTATCTCTGAACCAGACCTTTGCCCGCTCCCTGAACACCACTCTGACGACGATGCTGCCCCTAGTTGCCATCGCCATTTTCGGGGGAGCTACCTTGAAGGGGTTTGCCATTGCCCTGCTCATTGGCTTTACTTTGGGGGTGTATTCCAGCATTTTTATCGCCAGCCCCCTGTTGGTGTGGTGGCGGCAGCAGCGCTATGGCAAAAGTAGCGAAGATGCCCGCGCAGGCAGGGATCCCGATTCACTTCCCTCTGAGGGCTAG
- the secD gene encoding protein translocase subunit SecD, translated as MARSSASWLSRLSFLRGLIFILAVVVALVYLGFSREVRLGLDLKGGTQLTLQAVPTEEVPEITPEVMQGVEAVIQQRINGLGVAEPLVQISGQDRLFVQLPGVADPDRAIALLGDTAQLEFRKGLVPVGALPRNERGEITAGEDPDTLFERVGLTGDLLRNAYPQAPRRGSQSWEVLLEFKPEGAEKFTQLTRDLAGTERPLGIFLDDVLISAPIVGPEFARTGITGGTAVITGNFTVETATDLAVKLRAGALPVPIQVIENRTVGATLGEVSVRRSLYAGIGGLVLVFLFMVAYYRLPGLIADIALLIYALCTFALFQLLGVTMTLPGIAGFILSIGMAVDANVLIFERIKEELRAGKSIYKSISEGFNRAFSSILDSNVTTLLVCGVLFWLGMGLVKGFAVTLGIGILVSFFTAITCTRSLLLAAMGIPSLRKPEFYGVRMETAQS; from the coding sequence ATGGCTAGATCCTCAGCGTCGTGGCTCAGTCGGCTCTCCTTTTTGCGAGGGCTGATCTTCATCTTGGCCGTGGTGGTTGCCCTCGTTTACTTGGGCTTCAGCCGGGAGGTTCGCCTTGGCCTTGACCTCAAGGGAGGAACCCAGCTCACGCTACAAGCTGTGCCCACCGAGGAGGTGCCTGAAATCACCCCCGAAGTGATGCAGGGGGTAGAGGCCGTCATCCAGCAGCGGATCAACGGGTTGGGGGTGGCTGAGCCTCTGGTGCAGATCAGCGGCCAAGACCGCCTGTTCGTGCAGTTGCCGGGGGTGGCGGATCCGGATCGGGCCATTGCTCTCCTTGGAGATACAGCCCAACTGGAGTTTCGCAAGGGCTTGGTTCCCGTCGGCGCGCTGCCCCGCAACGAGCGGGGAGAGATAACAGCGGGGGAGGATCCGGATACTCTGTTTGAGCGGGTCGGCCTCACCGGGGATCTGCTGCGCAATGCCTATCCCCAAGCCCCCCGCCGCGGATCCCAGAGTTGGGAGGTGCTGCTGGAGTTCAAGCCGGAGGGGGCAGAAAAATTTACTCAGCTCACCCGAGATCTGGCCGGAACAGAACGTCCATTGGGCATTTTTCTGGACGACGTGTTGATCAGTGCCCCGATCGTGGGGCCGGAGTTTGCCCGCACCGGCATCACCGGCGGGACGGCGGTGATCACGGGCAATTTTACGGTGGAAACCGCCACTGACTTGGCGGTCAAGCTCAGGGCAGGAGCGCTGCCGGTTCCCATTCAGGTGATTGAAAATCGCACTGTCGGGGCCACTTTGGGGGAAGTGAGCGTGCGCCGCAGCCTCTATGCCGGGATCGGGGGCCTGGTGCTGGTTTTCCTCTTTATGGTGGCCTACTATCGCCTGCCAGGGCTGATTGCGGACATTGCTCTGCTTATCTACGCCCTCTGTACCTTTGCTCTCTTCCAACTGCTGGGGGTAACCATGACTCTGCCGGGGATCGCCGGCTTTATCCTCAGCATCGGCATGGCGGTGGATGCCAATGTGCTGATCTTCGAGCGCATCAAAGAAGAGTTGCGGGCCGGCAAATCCATCTACAAGTCCATTTCGGAAGGGTTTAACCGCGCCTTCAGCAGCATCCTGGACAGCAATGTGACTACCCTTTTGGTCTGTGGCGTGCTTTTCTGGCTGGGGATGGGACTGGTGAAAGGGTTTGCGGTAACCCTGGGCATTGGCATTCTGGTGAGCTTCTTTACGGCCATCACCTGCACCCGTAGCCTGCTCTTGGCGGCAATGGGGATCCCCAGCTTGCGCAAACCTGAGTTTTACGGCGTTCGGATGGAGACAGCTCAATCATGA
- a CDS encoding RNA-guided endonuclease InsQ/TnpB family protein, with the protein MTQVLTVSCKLKVSQSQAAKLDATLDAFVQALNWVNQNTPEKVVNAVKLQSLCYRQIRARFGLSSNLAQQVCRWLAGARKVARQKNRPVKAFKRGFATYDARIFSFREKDWTVSLNTVGGRERFELAIGRYQREQLAGSNPKSATLVKRKDGSYSIQICVETEPCPLQGTDRVLGVDLGRTDIAHTSEGDNWNGQQLNKVRDHHSRLRAVLQRKASKGTRSSRRRCRELLQRLSGKERRFQSRQRCVAKTWVNHRISKAIVSRAKATNSAIALEDLTGIRERVNQQPRSKAERRRANSWAFYQLRQFLEYKALRAGVALILVPPAYTSQTCHRCLHIHPDPAQSYRSGKKFKCGHCGWKGDADLNGANVIALLGAAVNQPRGSGLFCSLVEHNRLRATESPRYTAKAV; encoded by the coding sequence ATGACCCAAGTCCTGACCGTCTCCTGCAAGCTCAAGGTGTCCCAGTCGCAAGCCGCAAAGTTGGATGCGACCTTGGATGCCTTTGTGCAGGCGTTGAACTGGGTCAACCAAAACACACCAGAGAAGGTAGTTAACGCCGTTAAACTTCAATCTCTGTGCTACCGCCAAATCCGGGCCCGGTTCGGCTTGTCCAGTAACTTGGCTCAGCAGGTCTGCAGATGGCTGGCCGGTGCCCGTAAAGTTGCCCGACAGAAAAACCGTCCGGTCAAAGCGTTCAAGAGAGGCTTTGCGACCTACGATGCCCGTATCTTTTCGTTTCGCGAGAAAGACTGGACGGTGTCGCTGAACACCGTTGGGGGTCGAGAGCGCTTTGAGCTGGCGATTGGCCGTTACCAGAGAGAACAGTTGGCAGGCTCCAATCCCAAATCGGCCACTCTGGTCAAGCGCAAAGACGGTTCCTACTCCATTCAAATCTGTGTGGAAACGGAACCGTGCCCACTGCAAGGCACGGATAGAGTGCTGGGCGTGGATTTGGGAAGGACGGATATTGCTCATACATCGGAAGGAGATAACTGGAATGGACAGCAGTTGAACAAAGTCCGAGACCATCACTCGCGGTTGAGGGCGGTACTCCAACGCAAAGCCAGTAAGGGCACCCGCAGTTCGCGGCGCAGATGCAGAGAACTGTTGCAACGGCTGTCTGGCAAGGAAAGACGCTTTCAGTCGCGTCAGCGTTGCGTAGCAAAAACGTGGGTCAATCATCGCATCTCCAAAGCTATTGTCTCTAGGGCAAAGGCGACAAACAGCGCTATTGCTCTGGAAGACTTGACAGGGATTCGGGAAAGGGTCAATCAACAGCCACGCAGCAAAGCCGAACGGCGCAGGGCCAACAGTTGGGCGTTTTATCAACTCCGTCAATTTTTGGAGTACAAGGCTCTGCGTGCGGGGGTTGCTCTGATTCTTGTTCCGCCTGCCTACACGTCGCAGACCTGCCACCGGTGTTTGCACATTCATCCCGACCCTGCGCAATCCTACCGCAGTGGAAAGAAGTTTAAGTGTGGACACTGTGGATGGAAAGGGGATGCGGATTTGAATGGTGCGAATGTGATTGCGCTTTTGGGGGCTGCTGTAAACCAGCCTAGAGGTTCGGGCTTGTTTTGTTCTCTGGTAGAGCATAACAGGCTCAGGGCTACTGAAAGCCCGCGCTACACTGCTAAGGCGGTGTAG
- the chlP gene encoding geranylgeranyl reductase — protein MSLRVAVVGGGPAGASAAEVLAQAGIETFLFERKLDNAKPCGGAIPLCMVSEFDLPEGIIDRKVRKMKMISPSNYEVDIALEKENEYIGMCRREILDAFLRNRAHQKGAELINGKVMHLEIPQNGRDPYILHYNDFSDGSRQGVPRSLAVDVVIGADGFHSKVAEAIGAGDYNYALAFQERIRLPDDKMAYYAERAEMYVGDDVSPDFYAWVFPKSNHVAVGTGTMRANQAHIQKLQAGIRARAAERIRGGQVIKVEAHPIPEHPRPRRVVGRAALVGDAAGYVTKSSGEGIYFAAKSGRMCAETIVETSNGGKRIPTEEDLKLYLKRWDRQYGLTYKVLDILQRVFYRSNATREAFVEMCADRDVQRMTFDSYLYKTVVPMSPWVQFKITVKTLGSLIRGNALAP, from the coding sequence TTGAGTCTGAGAGTTGCTGTTGTGGGGGGCGGCCCAGCCGGAGCCTCTGCTGCCGAAGTTCTGGCCCAAGCTGGAATCGAGACCTTTTTGTTTGAGCGGAAGCTCGACAACGCCAAGCCCTGCGGGGGCGCCATTCCCCTCTGTATGGTCTCCGAGTTCGACCTCCCCGAGGGGATCATCGACCGCAAAGTGCGCAAGATGAAGATGATCTCCCCTTCCAACTATGAGGTGGATATCGCCCTCGAAAAAGAAAACGAGTACATCGGCATGTGTCGCCGCGAGATCTTGGATGCCTTCTTGCGCAATCGTGCCCACCAAAAAGGGGCGGAGCTGATCAACGGCAAGGTAATGCATCTGGAAATCCCCCAGAATGGCCGGGATCCCTACATCCTGCACTACAACGATTTCTCTGACGGATCGAGGCAAGGGGTGCCGCGTTCTTTGGCTGTGGATGTGGTGATCGGGGCGGATGGGTTCCACTCCAAGGTGGCAGAAGCCATTGGTGCTGGCGACTACAACTATGCGCTGGCCTTTCAGGAGCGCATCCGGCTCCCGGACGACAAAATGGCCTACTACGCAGAGCGGGCAGAAATGTATGTGGGGGACGATGTTTCTCCAGACTTTTATGCCTGGGTGTTTCCCAAGTCCAACCATGTAGCCGTGGGCACCGGCACCATGAGGGCAAACCAAGCCCACATCCAAAAGTTGCAAGCTGGGATCCGCGCCCGTGCTGCCGAGCGGATTCGAGGAGGCCAGGTGATCAAGGTGGAAGCCCATCCGATCCCAGAGCATCCCCGCCCGCGCCGCGTGGTGGGCCGTGCTGCTTTGGTGGGAGATGCGGCGGGATACGTAACCAAATCCAGCGGCGAAGGGATCTATTTTGCCGCCAAGTCAGGCCGCATGTGCGCCGAGACCATCGTCGAGACCTCCAACGGCGGCAAGCGCATTCCCACAGAGGAGGATCTAAAACTGTATCTCAAGCGCTGGGATCGCCAATACGGCCTGACCTACAAGGTCTTGGACATCCTGCAGCGGGTGTTCTACCGTTCCAATGCCACCCGCGAAGCCTTTGTGGAGATGTGCGCCGACCGGGACGTGCAGAGGATGACCTTTGACAGCTACCTCTACAAGACGGTAGTGCCCATGAGCCCTTGGGTGCAGTTCAAGATCACGGTCAAAACCCTGGGCAGCCTGATTCGCGGCAACGCTTTAGCCCCCTGA